The DNA segment GATAACTGACGTTATACCGATAGATAACAGTGCCATCGCCATACCTTGGGCAGAGTTACCTTGTTCGAATTGTCGGTAAATAAACGTAGATGACGTATCTGTATTCGGAGGTCTTAACATTAATGACCCGACTAATTCACGCATTGAAATACAGAATATTAAAATCCATCCAGAAATGATGCCTGGTCTTAATAATGGTAACGTGATTGTTCTAAACAACGTCCAGCCTGTACTGCCAGATATTTCTGCCGCTTCAATTAAATTCTTACTAATGTTTTGGTTAACGTTTTTAATATTCTGCACGGCATACGGAATATATAAAATAGTATATGTTAACACTAATATTAATATTGTATTGTACAGTGGCACAGGATTCGCTTTATTGTTCCATAGTAAAATGATACCAATAACAACAATGATACCTGGCACTGTATTAGGTAGTAAACTTGAAAAGTCGATAAATTTACCAAGTTTATTGCGTTTTTGCGTAACCATAACGACCCATAAACCAATGATTGATGCTAAAGTTGCTGAGCATATGGCTAAAATGAAACTGTTCGTTAACGCGATGCCACCATTACCAACTAGCACATCGACAAAGTTTTGTAAGGTGAAATTACTTAATTTCAGTCCTGCCGACGATTTCTTCATAAATGAACTTAAGAAGATACTGATGTACGGTAATACGATTGTTAAAAATAACTCAAATACTACGAAGATAATGCCGATAATCAACCATTTCTTGCTTGTCTGCATCATGACTTTCTGGCCTTTCCCCACGTTCACTTTAAAGTTTGTACGTGATTGGAACCATTGTTGGAAGCCCCAAACTGCCATACTGACACCTAATAATAGTGTCGATAATAGTGCAGCATGTTGGAAATCAATCGGCCAAATTGATGTACTATGGTGAATTTCTGAAGTTAACACACGGTAGCCGATACGGTTACCCATTGTTACCGGTGTACCAAATTCTCCGATTGTTTTGACGAAGACTAATAGCGCACCCATGCTGTAACCTGACATGAATAACGGAGCTACAATTTTACGGAAACGGTACATAAAGCCGCCGCCATAAATCAATGCTGCCTCTTCTTGAGAC comes from the Staphylococcus hsinchuensis genome and includes:
- a CDS encoding ABC transporter permease, translating into MKSNLFMKRTNQIIAFIVLFLLIILPLIMILVKGFIPEAGTSFFGNVAQLFSSDSLKVLWNSIMLGIAVVILSTVLALPLSYIMTKTPLAKYQFLDILIMIPFMTPPYIGSMGWMLTMQRNGLLEQISPIFAHITPYFFSFFGMVLIMSCHLAPFLYVVLKNALLKVQQSQEEAALIYGGGFMYRFRKIVAPLFMSGYSMGALLVFVKTIGEFGTPVTMGNRIGYRVLTSEIHHSTSIWPIDFQHAALLSTLLLGVSMAVWGFQQWFQSRTNFKVNVGKGQKVMMQTSKKWLIIGIIFVVFELFLTIVLPYISIFLSSFMKKSSAGLKLSNFTLQNFVDVLVGNGGIALTNSFILAICSATLASIIGLWVVMVTQKRNKLGKFIDFSSLLPNTVPGIIVVIGIILLWNNKANPVPLYNTILILVLTYTILYIPYAVQNIKNVNQNISKNLIEAAEISGSTGWTLFRTITLPLLRPGIISGWILIFCISMRELVGSLMLRPPNTDTSSTFIYRQFEQGNSAQGMAMALLSIGITSVILIAMERWQRKKSLK